A window of the Vanessa cardui chromosome 27, ilVanCard2.1, whole genome shotgun sequence genome harbors these coding sequences:
- the LOC124541226 gene encoding chorion class CA protein ERA.1-like, protein MSTFAILLLCVQACLVQNVYSQCLRGAVAGPIGREAGVAGCGLGSGVAGLGWEGGLAGPLGCGRVSGLSGLGLEGGLAGPVGYGRGAGLGGLGWEAGLAGAGGSVYGGSGVGDVAVAGEVGVAGTTLVGGQVPILGAVEFGGVVPAAGTVSIAGSCGCGCNGSY, encoded by the exons ATGTCTACCTTCGCTATCCTCCTCCTCTGCGTCCAAGCTTGCTTGGTTCAG AATGTATACAGCCAGTGTCTGCGCGGTGCCGTTGCTGGACCTATTGGGCGGGAAGCTGGAGTAGCTGGCTGCGGCTTGGGTTCTGGCGTCGCTGGTTTAGGCTGGGAAGGCGGTTTAGCTGGACCCCTTGGTTGCGGTCGGGTTTCTGGCCTTTCTGGTTTAGGCTTGGAAGGTGGTCTAGCTGGACCCGTTGGCTACGGTCGGGGTGCTGGCCTCGGTGGTTTAGGCTGGGAAGCTGGTCTTGCCGGTGCCGGTGGATCTGTCTACGGAGGTTCCGGTGTTGGTGATGTAGCAGTGGCTGGTGAAGTGGGTGTCGCTGGTACCACATTAGTCGGTGGTCAAGTGCCAATACTTGGGGCAGTCGAGTTTGGAGGTGTCGTGCCAGCTGCTGGAACTGTCTCTATCGCTGGTAGCTGCGGGTGCGGCTGCAATGGCAGTTATTAA
- the LOC124540959 gene encoding chorion class B protein M2807-like codes for MFKAVLLVCAQALLIQSIAGQCIGAGRGWGAPSAAAAPCGLAAPLAGGCGSGVAAIPASSGGGLDVSSASPISPNGLSVLSENAIEGGLAVVGALPFLGAVALEGVLPTAGAGAVNYGCGNGAVAILEEIASEGIAGSLGYGLGSYGAVDGIGYGGLGNGGFGYGGLGYGIGSLAGLNRAGCGCGGFT; via the exons ATGTTCAAGGCTGTGCTTTTGGTCTGCGCCCAGGCGCTCTTGATTCAG TCTATCGCTGGACAATGCATCGGAGCTGGACGGGGATGGGGCGCTCCCTCGGCGGCTGCTGCTCCATGCGGTCTCGCCGCTCCTCTTGCCGGCGGCTGTGGTTCCGGTGTGGCTGCGATCCCCGCCTCTAGCGGCGGTGGTCTCGATGTGTCAAGCGCTTCTCCTATCTCGCCAAACGGACTATCTGTCCTCTCAGAAAACGCTATCGAAGGAGGACTCGCAGTTGTCGGTGCTTTGCCTTTCTTGGGTGCCGTTGCTCTGGAAGGTGTTCTGCCAACTGCTGGTGCAGGTGCTGTCAACTACGGATGTGGGAACGGAGCCGTTGCCATTTTGGAGGAAATAGCCTCCGAAGGTATTGCAGGCTCACTCGGCTACGGTCTTGGTTCTTATGGAGCCGTTGACGGTATCGGCTACGGTGGTCTCGGCAACGGTGGTTTCGGCTACGGTGGTCTCGGTTACGGTATCGGGTCTCTGGCTGGATTAAACCGTGCTGGCTGCGGCTGTGGCGGCTTTACctaa